Proteins encoded within one genomic window of Ranitomeya variabilis isolate aRanVar5 chromosome 4, aRanVar5.hap1, whole genome shotgun sequence:
- the LOC143768457 gene encoding protein kinase C delta type-like, translating into MVVSRMAAGRTPFYNGPVKQMAFKAIINEKPKFPSWLDADVKHLIKKLLRKDPQTRLGVSGNIREHPFFTTIGWEDLEERRAEPPFTPFRPVLENHHVQWPEHTVLHPVAEFTYGSPSWARWMKRSGL; encoded by the exons atggtggtgtccaggatggcagcaggacgaaccccattttacaacggccccgtcaagcaaatggctttcaaaGCCATCATCAACGAGAAGCCCAAATTTCCATcttggcttgatgctgacgtgaaacatctcatcaagaagctgctgcgcaaagaccctcagacacgcctgggtgtgagcgggaacatccgagagcatccattctttaccaccatcggctgggaggatctggaggaaaggagagcaGAGCCACCCTttacaccattcaggccagttctggagaaccacCATGTGCAGTGGCCGGAGCACACAGTCCTTCACCCCGTGGCCGAATTTACTTACGGGTCACCAAGCTGGGCCCG gtggatgaaaagatctggactgtga